From Xylanibacter oryzae DSM 17970, a single genomic window includes:
- a CDS encoding S9 family peptidase, with the protein MKKTLLLSATLLLSSSLLKAQTEVEQNPIVKNNITLSSDLMTPEALWSMGRIASVQASPDNKKIVYQVGYYSVPKNKGHQVICVMDINGKNAHQITVSAKSETDPVWIESGKRIAYLSSESGTNQVWAMNPDGTGRTQLSKSKDDIEGFVFSPDGNSIILIKEIPFHESIKENPSDLSKASGRVVTDLMYRHWDEYVESIPHPFLAKVSGNNINDGVDILKGEPFECPMKPFGGIEQLAWSPDSKSIAYTCRKKTGRDYAISTDADIYLYNITTGTTKNLCKPVGYVEPQIDACHSMKDQAVNSAENLKNNPGYDVNPKFSPDGQYISWQSMARNGYESDRNRLCVYNLASGKKTYVTEAFDSNVDNYCWNTDSRSLYFMGCWHACINIYKTNLQGQIKQITEGWNDYASLDIINNGKQLLTLRQSISQANEIYIVSPGKEKNAKVQQISFENKHIYDQLTMGKVQERWVKTTDGKEMQCWIILPPHFDPTKKYPTLLYCEGGPQSPVSQFWSFRWNFQIMAANGYVIVAPNRRGLPGYGSAWNEEVSGDWTGQCMKDYLSAIDDATANLPFVDKDRLGCVGASFGGYSVYWLAGHHEKRFKCFIAHDGAFNLESMYTDTEEEWFSNWEYERAYWDMKDSENAQKTYANSPHLFVDKWDTPILCIHGEKDYRILANQGMGAFNAARMRGIPAELLIFPDENHWVLKPQNGILWQRTFFGWLDKWLKK; encoded by the coding sequence ATGAAAAAAACATTATTATTGTCTGCTACATTACTATTAAGTAGCAGTCTTCTAAAGGCACAAACAGAAGTGGAACAAAATCCTATAGTAAAAAACAACATAACACTTAGTAGTGACTTGATGACGCCTGAAGCACTTTGGTCTATGGGTAGAATAGCATCAGTACAAGCATCACCTGACAATAAAAAAATTGTATATCAGGTAGGATACTATAGTGTACCTAAAAACAAAGGGCATCAAGTGATATGCGTAATGGATATCAATGGTAAAAATGCTCACCAAATTACAGTCAGTGCAAAAAGCGAGACAGACCCTGTATGGATAGAATCAGGAAAACGTATTGCATACTTAAGCAGCGAGAGTGGTACTAATCAAGTATGGGCAATGAACCCAGACGGAACAGGGCGCACACAACTTTCAAAATCAAAAGATGATATTGAAGGTTTTGTTTTTTCGCCTGATGGCAATAGTATAATTCTCATCAAAGAGATTCCTTTTCACGAAAGCATAAAAGAAAACCCTTCTGACTTATCTAAAGCTAGTGGAAGAGTTGTTACAGATCTTATGTATCGCCATTGGGATGAATACGTTGAAAGCATTCCACATCCTTTTCTTGCAAAAGTAAGTGGAAATAACATTAACGATGGTGTTGATATTTTAAAAGGTGAACCATTCGAATGTCCGATGAAACCATTTGGAGGCATAGAACAACTAGCATGGAGCCCTGATTCTAAGTCAATAGCATATACTTGCCGTAAAAAGACAGGACGCGATTATGCAATATCTACAGATGCAGACATCTATTTATACAATATAACTACAGGCACAACAAAAAATCTTTGTAAACCAGTAGGATATGTTGAACCGCAAATTGATGCTTGCCATTCAATGAAAGATCAAGCTGTAAACTCTGCTGAAAATCTTAAAAATAATCCAGGCTATGACGTTAACCCAAAATTCTCACCTGACGGCCAATATATATCTTGGCAGAGCATGGCTAGAAATGGATATGAAAGTGACCGTAATAGACTTTGCGTTTATAACCTGGCTTCTGGAAAGAAGACTTATGTAACAGAAGCATTTGACTCTAATGTTGATAACTACTGTTGGAATACAGATTCTCGTTCTCTCTATTTTATGGGTTGCTGGCATGCATGTATAAACATATATAAGACGAACCTTCAGGGACAGATAAAACAAATAACCGAAGGATGGAATGATTATGCATCATTGGATATAATAAATAATGGTAAACAACTTCTTACTTTACGTCAGAGCATATCTCAAGCCAACGAAATTTATATCGTTTCTCCAGGCAAAGAAAAGAATGCTAAAGTACAACAAATTTCTTTTGAAAACAAACATATATACGACCAGCTTACAATGGGTAAAGTGCAAGAGAGATGGGTTAAGACTACTGATGGAAAAGAGATGCAGTGCTGGATAATACTCCCACCCCATTTTGATCCAACAAAGAAGTACCCGACATTGTTGTACTGCGAAGGTGGCCCACAAAGTCCTGTAAGTCAGTTCTGGAGTTTCAGATGGAACTTTCAGATTATGGCTGCAAATGGCTATGTGATTGTTGCGCCTAATCGTCGAGGTTTACCAGGATATGGTAGCGCATGGAACGAAGAAGTTAGCGGTGACTGGACAGGACAATGCATGAAAGATTATCTTAGCGCTATTGACGATGCAACTGCCAACCTTCCATTCGTTGATAAAGACAGATTAGGATGCGTTGGCGCAAGTTTTGGAGGATATAGCGTATACTGGCTTGCCGGTCATCATGAGAAAAGATTTAAGTGTTTTATAGCACACGATGGAGCTTTCAATCTAGAATCTATGTATACAGATACTGAAGAAGAATGGTTTAGTAATTGGGAGTATGAACGTGCTTACTGGGACATGAAGGACAGCGAAAATGCTCAGAAAACATATGCAAATAGTCCTCATTTATTTGTTGATAAATGGGATACGCCAATACTTTGTATTCATGGAGAAAAAGACTACAGAATTTTAGCTAATCAAGGCATGGGAGCTTTCAATGCTGCTCGTATGCGCGGAATACCAGCTGAATTATTGATATTCCCAGATGAGAACCATTGGGTACTTAAACCACAGAATGGAATATTATGGCAACGCACATTCTTCGGATGGCTTGACAAATGGTTGAAAAAATAA
- a CDS encoding endonuclease/exonuclease/phosphatase family protein: MCISLFLISLFTFVELNCENLFDCVHDSLKNDYEFLPQSERSWTKDKFWRKINNISRELISCGENTESSDWRLPDMMALCEIENDSVMLDLTKRSLLRNAGYEYVVTNSADARGIDVALAYLPMSFSLINYISFRLPPMSGMRATRDILYASGIVSDGDTLHIYVVHAPSRVGGEAKSRPHRMHMARTLCRAIDSLRVISPNANIIVAGDFNDYFTDSAVVKVCADESLTNISCKAKGRNGALATYRYKGEWNSLDQILLSSGLYKKVNSCKINDASFLLEDDKKYGGVIPKRTFKGYRFNNGYSDHLPLVLQFN, translated from the coding sequence ATGTGTATAAGTCTTTTTTTAATATCTCTTTTCACCTTTGTTGAGTTGAATTGTGAAAATCTTTTTGATTGTGTTCATGATAGTCTGAAAAATGATTATGAGTTTCTTCCTCAGTCAGAACGTAGTTGGACTAAAGATAAATTTTGGCGTAAGATTAATAATATATCTAGAGAACTTATCTCTTGTGGAGAAAATACGGAATCATCAGATTGGAGATTGCCAGATATGATGGCTTTGTGTGAAATCGAAAATGACAGTGTTATGTTAGATTTAACCAAGCGTTCTTTGCTGCGTAATGCTGGTTATGAGTATGTCGTTACCAATTCTGCAGATGCGCGTGGCATTGATGTTGCACTGGCGTATTTACCAATGTCATTTTCTCTTATAAACTATATATCATTTCGTCTTCCACCTATGTCTGGTATGCGAGCAACACGAGACATTCTATATGCATCAGGAATAGTTAGTGATGGAGACACTCTTCACATTTATGTTGTTCATGCTCCGAGTAGGGTAGGTGGAGAAGCAAAATCACGCCCACATCGTATGCATATGGCTCGTACACTTTGTCGAGCAATCGATTCCTTACGAGTAATAAGTCCCAATGCTAATATAATAGTAGCGGGCGATTTTAATGATTATTTTACAGACAGTGCTGTTGTTAAGGTTTGTGCGGATGAAAGTCTTACAAATATTTCTTGCAAGGCTAAAGGTCGAAATGGAGCTTTAGCAACATATAGATATAAAGGAGAATGGAATAGTTTAGACCAGATATTACTAAGCTCTGGTTTATATAAAAAAGTCAATTCATGCAAAATAAACGATGCCTCTTTTCTTTTGGAAGATGATAAAAAATATGGTGGAGTAATTCCTAAACGTACTTTTAAAGGGTATCGATTTAATAATGGATATAGTGATCATTTACCATTGGTGCTTCAGTTTAATTAG
- a CDS encoding porin family protein produces MRRFFIFLLFVLSTFSASAQIGEHRNDLSIGFNAGYVLSNISFTPKVTQSMHSGFSGGFTFRYVCEKYFNSICAIQAELNYSMVGWKEKILDAKDATILNDKGEPMTYARDLNYIQLPILARLGWGKEEKGFQFFFQAGPQFGLYINDKEKTNFTIAYAKEHITERSNQTIAQDTMSVANKLDYGITAGLGVEYSIPHAGHILFEGRYYYGLGDIYGNSKKDYFSRSNLGNIILKMTYLFDITKTKK; encoded by the coding sequence ATGCGCAGATTCTTCATTTTTTTATTATTTGTTTTATCTACTTTTTCGGCTTCAGCGCAAATAGGGGAGCATCGCAACGACCTTAGTATTGGGTTCAATGCCGGATATGTATTAAGCAACATAAGTTTTACACCTAAAGTAACTCAATCAATGCATAGCGGTTTTAGCGGTGGTTTCACCTTCCGTTATGTATGCGAGAAATATTTTAATAGTATATGTGCTATACAGGCTGAATTAAATTATTCCATGGTAGGTTGGAAAGAGAAGATACTTGATGCTAAAGATGCTACCATATTGAATGACAAAGGAGAACCTATGACATATGCTCGTGACCTTAATTATATACAGCTTCCTATTTTAGCTCGTCTCGGATGGGGGAAAGAGGAAAAAGGTTTCCAATTCTTTTTTCAGGCAGGTCCGCAGTTTGGTTTATATATTAATGATAAAGAGAAAACCAATTTCACTATTGCATATGCAAAAGAGCATATAACAGAACGTTCTAATCAGACTATAGCACAAGATACTATGTCAGTGGCAAATAAGCTAGATTATGGAATTACAGCAGGTCTTGGTGTTGAATATTCAATACCACATGCAGGACATATATTATTTGAAGGTAGATATTATTATGGTCTGGGTGATATATATGGAAATTCAAAAAAAGATTATTTCAGCAGGAGTAATTTGGGCAATATAATATTGAAAATGACATATTTATTTGATATAACAAAAACAAAAAAATAA
- a CDS encoding amino acid ABC transporter substrate-binding protein — protein sequence MKRFFRYISMLLILILSVSSLAQTTTQWRAMHKVKKHETLFNIANQYGLTVEELLNANSEMNVPGYELKKGSYICIPYTKDQREVIVKKGGEFNSTIPKNNADDIKGRVIRVGVMLPLHNADGDGHRMIEYYRGLLMACDSLKKSGLSVDIHSWNVAADTDIRIILLDKAASQCDVIFGPLYSNQVKPLSDFAMSHGIKLIIPFSISSSEVLRNRDIFQIYQSANDLNETAIKKYFDRFSAYHPVFIDCNDTTSTKGIFTMGLRRQLEAHGISYGITNLKSSEIQFAKAFSRTKPNVVILNTSRSPELNVAFAKLNGMLVNTPGIVISMYGYTEWLMYTQYNLDNFYRFDTYIPSTFYYNSLSSSTRSFEQKYIKQFHSDMQSYLPRFAIAGFDHAYYFLNAFHLYGKSFDGNLKSSYYIPIQTPLHFSRVGNGGLQNKSFMFVHYKYNHTIETIKY from the coding sequence ACTACAACTCAATGGAGGGCTATGCATAAAGTAAAAAAGCATGAGACTTTATTCAATATTGCAAACCAGTATGGTTTGACGGTTGAAGAACTTCTAAATGCGAATTCTGAAATGAATGTCCCAGGTTATGAATTGAAGAAGGGTTCTTATATTTGCATACCATATACAAAAGATCAAAGAGAAGTAATTGTAAAAAAAGGTGGTGAATTTAATTCTACAATACCTAAGAACAATGCTGATGATATTAAGGGGCGCGTTATACGCGTTGGAGTTATGCTTCCACTACATAATGCTGATGGAGATGGTCATAGGATGATAGAATATTACCGCGGACTATTAATGGCTTGCGACAGCTTAAAGAAAAGTGGCCTATCTGTAGATATTCACTCATGGAATGTTGCAGCAGACACGGATATACGAATAATATTACTGGATAAAGCTGCTTCACAGTGTGATGTAATATTTGGTCCTCTCTATTCTAATCAAGTAAAGCCTCTTTCTGATTTTGCCATGAGTCATGGAATAAAGTTGATAATTCCGTTTTCTATATCTAGTTCAGAAGTATTACGAAATCGTGATATATTTCAAATATATCAGTCAGCAAATGATCTTAATGAAACTGCAATTAAAAAGTATTTTGATCGTTTCTCTGCTTACCACCCAGTCTTTATCGACTGTAACGATACAACTAGTACTAAGGGAATCTTTACAATGGGATTGAGACGCCAATTGGAAGCTCACGGCATTTCATATGGTATTACGAATTTAAAATCTAGTGAAATACAGTTTGCAAAGGCGTTCAGTCGTACCAAACCTAATGTTGTAATATTAAATACAAGCCGTTCGCCAGAGTTGAATGTGGCTTTTGCCAAACTTAATGGAATGTTAGTTAATACACCTGGAATTGTCATTTCTATGTATGGTTATACGGAGTGGTTGATGTATACTCAATATAATCTTGATAATTTTTATCGTTTTGATACATATATACCAAGTACATTCTATTATAATTCATTATCATCTTCTACGCGAAGTTTTGAACAGAAATATATAAAACAATTTCATTCTGATATGCAATCTTATTTACCGCGTTTTGCAATAGCCGGTTTTGACCATGCATATTATTTCCTTAATGCATTTCATTTATATGGTAAAAGTTTCGATGGAAATCTTAAATCCTCTTATTACATTCCAATTCAAACGCCGCTTCATTTTTCACGAGTTGGAAATGGTGGATTACAGAACAAAAGTTTTATGTTTGTTCACTATAAATACAATCATACAATAGAAACCATCAAATATTAA
- a CDS encoding CTP synthase: protein MAETKYIFVTGGVASSLGKGIISSSIGKLLQARGYNITIQKFDPYINIDPGTLNPYEHGECYVTVDGHEADLDLGHYERFTGIQTTKANNLTTGRIYKSVIDKERRGDYLGKTIQVIPHITDEIKRNVKLLGQKYHYDFVITEIGGTVGDIESLPYLESIRQLKWELGKNALCVHLTYVPYLAAAKELKTKPTQHSVKELQSVGIQPDILVLRSEHPLNDNIRRKVANFCNVDFEAVVQSVDMPTIYEVPIRMQEQGLDATILKKMGESVGETPSLGPWRQFLERRHKAKEVVNIGLVGKYDLQDAYKSILESLSQAGTYNDYKVKATFINSEKLNEENAEEKIKDMDGIVICPGFGQRGIEGKIIAAHYTRVHNIPTFGICLGMQMMVIEFARNVLGYEDANSTEMDEKTEYNVIDIMEDQKNITNMGGTMRLGAYECILKQGSRVFEIYKKEHIQERHRHRYEFNNDYEKEYEKAGMNCVGRNPESDLVEIVEVPGLKWYIGTQFHPEYSSTVLKPHPLFVDFVKTAIENKSSKK from the coding sequence GTGGCAGAAACAAAGTACATCTTCGTCACTGGCGGTGTTGCGTCCTCATTAGGAAAAGGAATCATCTCGTCATCAATAGGTAAACTCCTTCAGGCAAGGGGTTACAACATCACAATTCAAAAGTTTGACCCTTATATCAATATTGATCCGGGTACATTAAATCCCTATGAACATGGTGAATGCTATGTAACAGTTGATGGTCATGAAGCAGATCTTGACCTTGGACATTACGAACGCTTTACCGGTATCCAAACAACTAAAGCCAACAATTTGACTACAGGCCGTATATACAAATCGGTCATAGATAAAGAGCGGCGTGGAGACTATCTAGGAAAGACAATTCAGGTAATACCTCATATAACTGATGAAATCAAACGCAATGTTAAATTGCTTGGTCAAAAATATCACTACGATTTTGTAATAACTGAAATCGGTGGTACAGTCGGTGATATTGAGTCATTACCTTATCTTGAGAGCATAAGACAGTTGAAATGGGAACTTGGTAAAAATGCGCTATGTGTACATCTTACATATGTACCTTACCTAGCAGCCGCCAAGGAACTTAAAACAAAGCCGACACAACATTCTGTAAAAGAACTTCAGAGTGTAGGTATCCAGCCGGATATATTGGTTCTAAGGTCAGAGCATCCGCTTAATGACAATATCCGAAGAAAAGTAGCAAACTTCTGTAATGTAGATTTTGAAGCAGTAGTGCAGAGTGTAGACATGCCTACAATTTACGAAGTTCCTATACGCATGCAAGAACAAGGTCTAGACGCCACTATACTTAAGAAGATGGGTGAATCTGTAGGCGAAACACCAAGTCTTGGTCCATGGCGTCAATTTCTAGAACGCCGTCATAAAGCTAAAGAAGTAGTAAATATAGGTCTTGTCGGTAAATACGATTTGCAAGACGCATATAAAAGTATCCTCGAAAGCCTTTCACAAGCAGGCACTTACAATGATTATAAGGTAAAGGCCACATTCATAAATAGCGAAAAGCTTAATGAAGAAAATGCAGAAGAAAAAATTAAAGACATGGATGGTATCGTAATCTGTCCAGGATTCGGCCAACGTGGAATAGAAGGTAAAATTATTGCAGCACATTATACAAGGGTTCACAATATACCTACATTCGGTATCTGTCTGGGCATGCAAATGATGGTAATCGAATTTGCACGCAATGTACTTGGCTATGAAGATGCCAACAGTACAGAGATGGATGAAAAAACGGAATATAATGTGATTGACATCATGGAAGACCAAAAGAATATCACAAATATGGGCGGAACAATGCGTTTAGGTGCATATGAATGCATTCTTAAACAAGGTTCACGAGTATTTGAAATATACAAGAAAGAACATATCCAGGAGCGTCACAGACATCGTTATGAATTTAACAATGATTACGAGAAAGAGTACGAAAAAGCCGGTATGAATTGTGTGGGTCGGAATCCAGAAAGTGATTTAGTAGAAATTGTTGAAGTTCCGGGACTTAAGTGGTACATCGGTACACAGTTCCATCCCGAATATTCCAGCACTGTTCTTAAACCACATCCTTTATTTGTTGACTTCGTTAAGACAGCCATTGAAAATAAATCGAGCAAAAAATAA
- the yidC gene encoding membrane protein insertase YidC — protein sequence MNKNSIIGFALIAALLIGYSYFNKPSKEEQTVQMKQDSIAQVEKQKSEEALKSQKQTPQLSQNASDTTLLFHKAYSGQSKKIVLKNRKLALTLDTHGGNIVDAKILNFKDRNGKKDITIFSGKDQQMKFMLSGKNENVVTSDLFFTVTNKTDSTVTLTAKASNGGSINFNYKLNKDYLIEFSVLAQGLSGMFAPNYNNMDIEWTDHCRQQEKGFTFENRYASLTYKKKDGGTDYLNEGKDVVDEKVEDVLDWVAFKNQFFSAVLISKNDFQANSLMTSLPQKKGSGYLKQYGAKIKTFFDPNGKTPTVMELYLGPNDFRLLQKVEKESKIGKDLELQRLVYLGWPLFRIINRWFTLYVFDWLTGLNINMGIVLILITLLLKLITYPLVKKSYMSSAKMRVLKPTLDEATKQYNKPEDQMQKQQAMMGLYSKYGVSPLSGCLPMLIQMPIWIAMFNFVPNAIQLRGESFLWIKDLSTFDPIITWNHSIWLIGDHLSLTCILFCVANVLYSVMSMRQQKDQMVGQQAEQMKMMQWMMYLMPVMFFFMFNDYSAGLNFYYFISLFFSAAIMWILRKTTNDEKLLSILQERYKDNKGNPKKATGMAARLEALQKQQEEIKRRREDSSKNKGI from the coding sequence ATGAATAAAAATAGCATAATAGGTTTTGCTCTCATTGCAGCATTACTCATAGGTTACAGTTACTTTAACAAGCCTTCGAAAGAAGAGCAAACTGTGCAGATGAAACAAGATTCTATCGCACAGGTTGAAAAACAAAAGTCTGAAGAGGCTCTGAAATCTCAAAAACAGACACCGCAATTATCACAAAATGCAAGTGATACGACATTACTGTTTCATAAGGCATATAGCGGACAGAGCAAAAAGATTGTTCTTAAGAACAGGAAATTAGCTCTTACACTTGATACGCACGGTGGCAACATAGTTGATGCCAAAATATTAAATTTCAAAGACCGTAATGGTAAAAAGGATATTACCATATTCAGTGGTAAAGATCAACAGATGAAATTTATGCTTTCAGGCAAAAACGAGAATGTTGTTACAAGCGACTTATTTTTCACCGTTACCAATAAGACAGATTCAACTGTTACTTTGACAGCGAAAGCTAGTAATGGTGGTTCAATCAATTTCAACTACAAGCTTAATAAAGACTACTTAATTGAGTTTTCTGTATTAGCACAAGGTTTAAGTGGAATGTTTGCTCCAAACTATAACAATATGGATATAGAGTGGACAGACCATTGCCGTCAACAAGAAAAAGGTTTTACATTTGAAAATCGTTACGCATCTCTTACATATAAGAAGAAAGATGGAGGTACTGATTATCTGAATGAAGGCAAAGATGTTGTTGATGAGAAAGTTGAAGATGTGTTGGATTGGGTTGCATTCAAAAATCAGTTCTTTAGTGCTGTACTCATTTCCAAAAATGATTTCCAGGCTAATTCTCTGATGACAAGTCTCCCTCAGAAAAAAGGTTCTGGCTATCTTAAGCAATATGGAGCAAAGATAAAGACATTCTTTGACCCTAATGGAAAGACACCTACGGTAATGGAACTATACTTAGGGCCAAATGATTTCAGACTTCTCCAAAAAGTAGAAAAAGAAAGTAAAATAGGTAAGGATCTAGAACTACAACGCCTTGTATATCTTGGATGGCCACTGTTCCGTATAATAAACAGATGGTTTACTCTATATGTATTCGACTGGCTTACAGGTCTCAATATAAATATGGGTATAGTATTGATACTTATTACATTACTATTGAAACTAATCACATATCCGCTGGTAAAGAAAAGCTATATGTCTTCAGCTAAAATGCGTGTTTTGAAACCAACACTTGACGAAGCAACAAAGCAGTATAATAAGCCGGAAGACCAAATGCAAAAACAGCAAGCCATGATGGGGCTGTATTCTAAGTATGGTGTAAGTCCACTTAGTGGGTGTCTCCCAATGCTAATACAAATGCCTATATGGATTGCGATGTTCAACTTTGTGCCGAATGCGATACAACTGCGTGGTGAAAGTTTCTTATGGATAAAAGACTTATCAACATTCGACCCTATCATTACATGGAACCATAGTATTTGGCTTATAGGAGATCACCTTAGTTTGACTTGTATACTTTTCTGTGTTGCCAATGTTCTATATTCAGTAATGAGCATGCGTCAACAGAAAGATCAAATGGTTGGTCAACAAGCAGAGCAAATGAAAATGATGCAATGGATGATGTATCTTATGCCGGTAATGTTCTTTTTCATGTTCAATGACTATTCAGCAGGATTAAATTTCTATTACTTTATATCATTATTCTTCAGTGCTGCAATCATGTGGATACTGAGAAAAACGACAAATGACGAGAAATTATTATCTATACTTCAAGAACGTTATAAGGATAATAAAGGTAATCCAAAGAAAGCAACCGGAATGGCAGCCAGACTTGAGGCGTTACAAAAACAACAAGAAGAAATCAAACGCCGCCGTGAAGATTCATCAAAAAATAAAGGAATATAA
- a CDS encoding peptide MFS transporter, translated as MFEGQPKGLYALALANTGERFGYYTMLAIFTLYLQAKFGFSEQTTGAFYSSFLMMAYLTPLFGGMAADKWGYGKMVTIGIFIMFFGYVLMAVPFAANMLGIIAMSIALFFIACGTGLFKGNLQVMVGNLYENARYSGKRDGGFSIFYMAINIGALFAPTAATLVTNWIMTKGGFTYNSAIPQLAHQYLDSPTGMTAGATSQLHTLMIGQGINSYDPSVIASFCHRYIDSLSLSYNLGFSIACFSLILSFAIYYLFRNSFKNADYNSKTAAAAGVQEEELSKEETHQRVVALFLVFAVVIFFWMSFHQNGLTLTFFARDYTQQTVSGSERFAFDVTNLVSAILMVYGAFGIFQNRTVRGKLISAALIVLPLVYIIYNMGTTDSKISVLPQIFQQFNPSFVVALTPVSLAIFGYMASKKNEPSAPRKIAYGMLVAAIAYCLMTFASIGLPSPDALKAGASFSRVSPNWLISTYLVLTFGELLLSPMGISFVSKVAPPKLKGTMMGLWFVATAVGNMMVQITGWLWGSLPLWSVWIVLIVVCLLSFFVMMALMKRLERVC; from the coding sequence ATGTTTGAAGGACAACCGAAAGGATTATACGCATTAGCTTTAGCTAATACAGGCGAGAGATTTGGGTATTATACAATGCTCGCTATTTTTACACTTTATCTCCAGGCTAAATTCGGCTTTTCAGAGCAGACTACTGGAGCTTTTTATAGTTCATTCTTAATGATGGCATACCTTACACCTCTTTTTGGTGGTATGGCAGCAGATAAGTGGGGATATGGTAAAATGGTAACAATAGGCATATTCATTATGTTTTTTGGATATGTACTTATGGCTGTACCATTCGCTGCAAATATGCTAGGAATTATAGCAATGTCTATCGCTCTATTTTTTATTGCATGTGGAACCGGGCTTTTTAAGGGCAACTTACAAGTTATGGTCGGCAACTTATATGAAAATGCTCGTTATTCGGGTAAGCGTGATGGAGGATTCTCAATCTTCTATATGGCAATCAATATAGGAGCTTTATTTGCGCCAACGGCTGCAACATTAGTTACAAATTGGATAATGACTAAAGGAGGTTTTACATACAATTCTGCAATACCACAGTTGGCTCATCAATATCTGGATAGCCCAACAGGTATGACAGCAGGAGCTACAAGCCAGTTGCATACGTTAATGATCGGTCAGGGTATTAATAGTTATGATCCCTCTGTAATAGCAAGTTTCTGCCATAGGTATATAGACTCTCTTTCTCTATCATATAATTTAGGATTCAGCATAGCATGTTTTTCATTAATATTGTCATTCGCAATTTATTATTTATTTCGCAATTCGTTTAAGAATGCTGATTATAATAGTAAGACAGCTGCAGCTGCTGGAGTTCAGGAAGAAGAATTATCAAAGGAAGAAACCCATCAGAGAGTTGTCGCACTTTTCTTGGTTTTTGCAGTTGTGATTTTTTTCTGGATGAGTTTTCACCAGAACGGGCTTACACTTACATTCTTTGCACGTGATTATACACAGCAGACTGTTTCTGGATCAGAGCGATTTGCTTTTGATGTAACTAATTTAGTTTCAGCTATATTGATGGTTTATGGAGCCTTTGGCATATTCCAAAATCGCACAGTAAGAGGTAAATTAATTTCAGCCGCATTAATAGTATTGCCATTAGTATACATTATATACAATATGGGAACTACTGATTCTAAAATATCAGTGTTGCCTCAAATATTCCAGCAGTTCAATCCTTCATTTGTCGTGGCTTTGACACCTGTCTCTTTAGCAATATTTGGTTATATGGCTTCAAAAAAGAACGAGCCGTCTGCACCACGTAAGATAGCATACGGTATGCTTGTAGCTGCGATAGCTTATTGTCTAATGACTTTTGCTTCTATAGGCTTACCTTCACCAGATGCATTAAAGGCAGGTGCGTCATTTAGTCGCGTGTCTCCTAATTGGCTTATTAGTACATATTTAGTGCTTACATTTGGAGAATTATTATTGAGTCCAATGGGAATAAGTTTTGTAAGTAAGGTAGCTCCACCTAAATTGAAAGGCACAATGATGGGTTTATGGTTTGTTGCTACTGCCGTTGGTAATATGATGGTTCAGATTACCGGATGGTTGTGGGGGTCTTTGCCATTGTGGTCTGTCTGGATTGTTTTGATAGTAGTATGTTTGCTTTCGTTCTTTGTTATGATGGCATTAATGAAGCGCCTTGAACGGGTATGCTAA